Sequence from the Streptomyces mobaraensis NBRC 13819 = DSM 40847 genome:
CACCGAGGCCGCCGACCGGCTCGCCGCCGACCCCGGGACCCCGGTCTTCCACGAGATCTGCGTGCTGCGCGGCCGGCCCACCGCTTTTGACGACGTCCCCGACGAGGAGGACCGGCGATGACGACCGAGGCGACCGCTCCCGCCTTCCAGCGCGTCGGACTCGGCGCGTCCTTCCGGCTGCCGGTCCGCGGGCGGAGGTTCCTCGCCGGGTCCGCCCACGAGAGCTTCCCGGACAGCGTGCCCGACGCCAACGGGATGATCCCGGCCTTCGCCGTCGCCGACCCGGCGTCCTCCGGGCTCACGGCGGCGGTCCGGGAGCTGATCGACGCGACGCTGCCCGCGTCCGGCGGCCTCCTGCTGCGCGGCCTGCCGCTGACCGGCAAGCCCGGCTTCGAGCGGCTGGTCGCGGATCTGGGATACCCGCCCATGGGCTACCGCGGCGGCATCGCCGTCCGCCGCAACGACACCGGGGCCGCGCTCGCCACCAGCGACGAGGACCCCCGCATCACCCTCTCGCCGCACAACGAGATGGCCTACCTGTCCGACCATCCGCGCAAGGTCTTCTTCTACTGCGAGACCGCGGCGGGCGAGGGCGGCGAGGTCCCCGTCAACGACATCCGCGAGACCGGCCGGATCCTCCCCGAGGGCCTCCGCGCGGAGTTCGCCGAGCGGGGCGTGCGCTACCACCGGAGACTGGCACGCACGGCGACCGCGGGCGCCATGGGCTGGACCGAGACCTTCGGCACCGAGAACAAGGACGACGTCGCGGAGCACCTGGCCGCGTCCGGCCACGTCTTCCGGTGGGGCCCCGGCGACGAACTGCACTACCACTACCGCCGCGACGCCTTCACCACCCACCCCGAGACCGGCGAACGGCTCTGGTTCAACCAGATCACCGAACTCCACAGCTCCTACTGGCGCGCACACCCCGACTTCCCCACCGACCTCCCTGACCACGCCTACCCCGCGACCACCAGCTACGGCGACGGCGAGCCCATCGACGAGGACACCATCGCGTTCCTCCGCGGCCTCCTCTGGCGCACCACACACGCCGTACGAATGCGGCCGGGGGACGTCCTGGTCCTCGACAACCAGGTGCTCCAGCACGGGCGGTTCGCCTTCACCGGGCCGCGCCGCCACTTCGTCAGCCTCACCCGCTGACCCCGCCCCTCGTGCCGCCGTCCGTCGGGCCCCGCGCCCGGCGGACCCGCCCTCGTGTACCGGAAGGACGAACGCCCGTGCGGGTGTCGAACCCCCTGTCCAAACCCGCCCTCAAGCCCGAACGGCCGTGGTTCTCCTCCGGCCCCTGCGCCAAGCCGCCCGGCTGGGACCCCGGCGATCTCAAGGGCGCCTTCGTCGGCAGGTCCCACCGCCACCCCGAGGGTCGCGCGCGGCTCCGCGAGGTCATCGAGACCTCCCGCCGGCTGCTCGGCCTGCCGCCCGACCACCGGCTCGCCATCATCCCCGGCTCCGACACCGGCGCCGTCGAGACCGCCCTCTGGAACCTTCTCGGGCACACCGGCGTCGAGGTGTGCGCCTGGGAGAACTTCGGCCTCACCTGGCTCCACGACATCGTCGAGCAGCTGCGCGTGCCCGACGTCACCGTCCACTGCGCCGCCTCCTACGGCGGCCTGCCGGACCTGAGCGCCGTCGACTTCTCCCGCGATGTCGTCTTCACCTGGAACGGGACGACGTCCGGCGTCCGCGTCCCCGACGCCGACTGGATCCCCGCCGACCGCGACGGACTCACCATCTGCGACGCCACCTCCGCCGTCTTCGGCATGGACGTCGACTTCGCCAAGCTCGACGTCGTCACCTGGTCGTGGCAGAAGGCGCTGGGCGGCGAGGGCGCGCACGGCATGCTCGCCCTGTCCCCGGCCGCCGTCGAGCGGCTGGCGGTCTTCCGGCCGGACCGGCCGATTCCCAAGGTGTTCCGGATCGCCCGCGACGGCGCGCTCCTCGACGAGGTGTTCGACGGCTTCTTCGTCAACTCGCCGTCCATGCTGGCCGTCGAGGACGTCCTCACCGCCCTCGACTGGGTGGAGCGGATCGGCGGGACGCCCGCCACCGTCGCCCGGTCGCGCGCCAACCTGGACGCCGTCGCCCGCTGGGTGCGCGCCACCCCCTACGTGGAGTTCCTGGCCGAGGACCCGAGGACCGTCTCGCCCACCAGCATCTGCCTCCGCTTCACCCACCCCCGCTTCACCGCCCTCCCGGCCCCGGAACAGGCCGCGTTCGCCCGCCGGGTGTGCGCCCGGATCGAGGAGAACGGCGCCGGGTACGACATCGGCGCCCATCGCGAGGCGCCCCCCGGCCTGCGGATCTGGGGCGGGCCCACCGTCGACACCGCCGACGTCGAGGCCCTGCTGCCGTGGATCGACTGGGCGTTCGCCCAGACCCTGGGGGAGTACGCGTGAACCCGGCACCCGACGCTCACGCGGCCGAACTCCTCCGCTTCGCCGAACGCCTCGCCGACGAGAGCCGCGCCGTCCTCGCCGCGGCGGCGGCCGAGGTGACGCGGGTCGACGTCAAGGCGGACAACAGCTTCGTCACCGCCACCGACCGCGCCATCGAGGCCCGGCTGCGTGCCCGCATCGCCGACGCCTACCCCCACCACGGCGTCCTGGGCGAGGAGTTCGGGTCGCACGGCCTCGACGCGGACGTGGTCTGGGTCCTGGACCCGGTCGACGGCACCGCGCCGTTCATCGCCGGGATCCCGGTGTACGGCACGCTCATCGGGGTGGCCCGGGGCGGCCGGCCCTGGCTGGGCGTCCTCGACTACCCCGCGACCGGGGACCGCTGGGTGGGCGTGGACGGCGTCCTCGCCGAACGCAACCGGGTCCCCGTCCGCACCCGCCCCTGCCCCCAACCCGCCGCCGCGCTCGCCACCTGCTCCAACCCCGACTTCTTCGGCCCGGACGAGCGGCCGGCGCTGGCCCGGGTCCGGGACCAGGTGCGGTACACGCTGTACGGCGCCAGCTCGTTCGCGTACGGGCTGCTCGCCGCGGGCCGGACGGACCTGGCCGTCGACAGCGGCCTGAAGCCCTACGACGTCTTCGCGCCCGCCGCCGTCGTCGGGGGCGCGGGCGGGGTGCTGACGGAGTGGTCGGGCGCCCCGCTCGGCCTGGACACCCACGGCCGGGTCGTCGCGGCGGGCGACCCGGAACTGCACCAGGCGGCCCTGGGCCTGCTGGGCGGGGAGGGCCCCGGGGTCTGGCATGATGCCCCCGCCGGACTGCCGACGGGAGAGACAGGCGATCGATGGCCTCCGAGGACATGTACCGCAAGTTGATCGCCCTGCTGGACGAGCGGGGCGCCACCTACCGGGTGATCGAACACGAGCCGGAGGGGGTGACCGAGGCGGTCAGCCGGCTGCGCGGCCACGACCCCGGGCAGGCCGCCAAGTGCATGGTCGTGATGGTCAAGGTGGGCAAGAAGGTGACCCGTTACGCGGCGGCCGTCATCCCGGGCGACAAGCGCGTCGACTTCGCCAGGATGAAGGCCCTGTACGGCGGGACCTACGCCGGGTTCGCGCCCAAGGAGGTGGCCGAGGAACTGGCCGGGACGCCGGTGGGGACCATCCCGCCGTTCTCCTTCGACGAGCGGCTGCCCCTCTTCGTCGACCCCGAACTCTTCCGGCACGACGAGCTGTTCTTCAACGCGGCCCGCTTCGACCGGACCATCGCGCTGGCGACCGAGGACTACCGGTCCATCGCCCGGCCCCGTGCCGAGCGGATCGCCCAGCCCTGAGGACGGGACGGGCCCGCCGTCCGCGTGACGGCGGGCCCGTCCGGGTCCCGGAACCGGCCGCCGTGGGATGGGATCAGCCGAAGACCGCGCTGGCGAGCAGCACGTGGACGACGGTGCCGGCGAGGACGGACAGCAGGAGGTTGCGCCGCCACAGGTGCAGCGCCACGGTGAAGGCCAGCGCGATGACGGTCGGCCAGGCGCGGTCGGGGACGTGCGGATCGAAGTCGCGCAGGGTGTAGACGGCGAGGACGACCATCACCCCGACCGGCATCGCCTTCCTGAGGTAGACGACCAGCGGGCTCGACCGCAGGGGGGCCAGGGCCGCGAAGGGGAGGGCGCGCAGCGCCCAGGTGACGGCGACGGCGGTGGCGACCGCCGCGATCAGGTATCCGGTGTCAGGCACGGGCCCGCTCCTTCCGGTCCTGCGGATTCTGCCGGTCTTTCCGGTCCCGCCGCTCCTTCTTCGAACAGGCGTAGCGGGCCAGCAGCCCCGTGGTGAACAGCGCGAACCCGACGAGCAGCATCTGCCCGGGGAACAGGAACCGGGCCACGAGCGCGCAGGCCAGGGCCAGCAGCGGGGTGGGGATGTCGCGGCGGGCGCGGAAGGCGTCGATGGCCAGCACGGTGAACAGGGCGGTCACCGCGAAGTCCAGCCCCTTGACCCCCTCGGGTATCACCGAACCCAGCAGGGCACCGGTCGTCGCCCCGCCGGCCCAGTAGCAGTGGATGAACACCTGGAGCCAGAGGATCCGCCGGCTGGGGTAGTGCTGGGCGGCCTCGCCGGCGGTGACCGCGTACGCCTCGTCGGACAGCGCGAAGGTGCTGTACACCTTCCCGAGCCGCCCCCGGACCCGGTGCAGCGGGAAGGACAGGGCGTAGAAGACGTGCCGGAAGTTGACCAGGAACGCCGTCACCGCGATCGACGCGAGCGGCGCGGTCGACAGCACCAGGCCGAGGAAGAGGAACTCCAGGGAACCGGCGTAGATGAAGCCGGAGAAGACGCTCGCCCACCACCACTGGAGCCCGGAGTGGGCGACCAGGACGCCGAAGGCCACGCCCATCGGATAGGCGCCCAGGCCCACCGAACCGGAGTCCTTGAGCGCGCGTCGCAGGTCCGTCCGCAGCCCTTCGCGGGGGGCCGGAGGGGAGGGGGCAGTGCCGGTGCCGACGTGTTCGGCCGGGAGGGTCGCCATACGGCAATCCTAGGATGTATGCCGACTTATATGGTTTCGAAATATGACCGTAGGGTGGGCGTATGAGTAACAAAAGTAAAGTCGACCAGGTTGATCGTGACATCTTGTATCACCTGCAGCAAGACGGGCGGCTGACCAACGTCGAACTGGCCCGGCGGGTCGGCCTGACGCCCCCGCCCTGCTTGCGCCGGGTGAAGCGGCTGGAGGAGGCCGGGATCATCACCGGCTACCGGGCCAGGGTCAACCACGAGGCGGCCGGGCGGGGGCTGGAGGTGCTGGTCTCCATCGAGGTCTCGGTCAGCGACCTGAAGACACTGGAGGGGCTGGAGTCGACCATCGCGGCGTACGAGGAGGTCGTCGAGTTCCGGCGCGCGTTCGGTACGCCCGACTACCACCTGCGGGTGCTGGTCGCCGACTACGCCGCCTACGAGGCGTTCCAGACCAACAAGATCATCGGTATCCCCGGCGTCGCCCGGGTCATCTCGCAGCCGACCATGAAGAAGATCAAAGTGATCGACTGACCGTTCCCGGCACGTCCGTTCGCCATGGTGACGCAAAGCGGCGGTTAACACGGTGGAAAAGGTTGCGCAGTAACTTGCAATCACCGGCCCCCGGGCGGGTCCGAGCCCGTCGGCACCGTGCTGAACTGGGGTAACGTCCCGCTGCGTTCGGACGACAGTGAGGTGGGACCTGTGCGACTGACCCCGCACGAGCAGGAGCGGCTGCTGATCCATGTGGCCGCCGACGTCGCCGAGAAGCGCCGGGCCCGCGGGCTGCTCCTCAACCACCCCGAGGCCGTGGCCCTGATCACCGCGCATGTCCTGGAGGGCGCCCGCGACGGACGGACGGTGGCCGAACTCATGGCGTCCGGACGGAAGGTGCTCACCCGCGACGAGGTCATGCCCGGCATCCCCGAGATGATCCCCGACGTCCAGGTCGAGGCCACCTTCCCGGACGGGACCAAGCTCGTCACCGTCCACGAGCCCATAGCCTGACGAGGGGGAACCCATGACCGTCGACGCCCTGATCCCGGGTCAGGTCTTCCACGCGGACGAGCCCGTCCGCCTCAACGAGAACCTGCACCGCACCCGGGTCACCGTGCTCAACGCCGCCGACCGGCCCGTCCAGGTGGGCTCGCACTACCACTTCGCCGAGGCCAACCCGGGGCTGGACTTCGACCGGGCCGCCGCCCACGGCAAGCGGCTCGACATCCCGGCCGGCACCGCCGTCCGCTTCGAACCGGGTATCCCGGTAGAGGTGGACCTCGTCCCACTGGCCGGCAAGCGGATCGTTCCGGGGCTGCGGGGAGCCTGCGGGGGCCAGCTCGATGGCTGACTCCCCGGCCGGCGGGCCGCTCCCCGGGCCGCCCCGGCTCGACCGGGCCGCGTACGCCGCCCTCTACGGCCCCACCACCGGCGACCGCATCCGCCTCGCCGACACCAGCCTGCTGATCGAGGTGGAGGAGGACCGCTGCGGCGGGCCCGGACGCGCGGGCGACGAAGCGGTGTTCGGCGGCGGCAAGGTCATCCGCGAGTCCATGGGCCAGTCCCGGGCCACCCGGGCCGAGGGTGCCCCCGACACCGTCATCACGGGTGCGGTGGTCCTCGACCACTGGGGCGTCGTCAAGGCCGACGTGGGGATCCGCGACGGCCGGATCACCGGCGTCGGCAAGGCCGGCAACCCCGACACCATGGACGGCGTCCACCCCGACCTGGTGATCGGGCCCGAGACCGAGATCATCTCCGGCAACGGGCGCATCCTCACCGCCGGAGCCGTCGACGCCCACGTCCACTTCATCTGCCCGCAGGCCGCCGAGACCGCCCTCGCCACCGGGATCACCACCCTCGTCGGCGGCGGCACCGGCCCCGCGGAGGGCAGCAAGGCCACCACCGTCACCCCCGGCGCCTGGCACCTCGCCCGGATGTTCGAGGCAATGGAGGCGTACCCCGTCAACATCGGGCTGCTCGGCAAGGGCAACACCGTCTCGTACGACGCGATGCGCGCCCAACTGCGCGCCGGCGCCGTCGGATTCAAGATCCACGAGGACTGGGGGGCGACCCCCGCCGTCATCGACGCCTGCCTCTCCGTCTGCGAGGAGAGCGGCGCCCAGCTCGCCATCCACACCGACACCCTCAACGAGGCCGGGTTCGTCGGCGACACCCTCGCCGCCATCGCCGGGCGCTCCATCCACGCGTACCACACCGAGGGCGCGGGCGGCGGGCACGCACCGGACATCATCACCGTCGTCTCCGAACCCAACGTCCTCCCCAGCTCCACCAACCCCACCCGGCCGCACACCGTCAACACCGTCGAGGAACACCTCGACATGCTGATGGTCTGCCACCACCTCAACCCCGCCGTCCCCGAGGACCTGGCCTTCGCCGAGTCCCGCATCCGCCCCGGCACCATCGCCGCCGAGGACGTCCTCCACGACCTCGGCGCCATCTCCATCGTCTCCTCCGACTCCCAGGCCATGGGCCGCATCGGGGAGACCGTGCTGCGCACCTGGCAGACCGCGCACGTGATGAAGGCCCGGCGCGGCCCGCTGCCCGGCGACGGCCCGGCCGACAACCGGCGGGCCCGCCGCTACGTCGCCAAGTACACGATCAACCCGGCCGTGGCCCAGGGGCTCGACCACGAGATCGGCTCGGTCGAGGAGGGCAAACTCGCCGATCTGGTGCTGTGGGAACCGGCGTTCTTCGGCGTCCGGCCGCTGCTCGTGCTCAAGGGCGGGCAGATCGCCTGGGCGCAGATGGGCGACGCCAACGCCTCCATCCCCACCCCGCAACCGGTGCTGCCCCGGCCGATGTTCGGCGCGGTGGGCCGCGCCCCCGCCGCCACCTCCCTCAACTTCGTCACCCAGTGGGCCCTCGACGACGGCCTCCCCGAACGCCTCGGCCTCGGCAAGCGCTTCCTCCCCATCCGCGACACCCGGGGCGTCACCAAGGCCGACATGCGCGAGAACGACGCCCGGCCGCGCGTCGAGGTCGACCCGGACACCTTCACGGTCACCGTCGACGGCGATCCGGTGGAACCGAGCCCGGTGGCGGAACTCCCGATGGCCCAGCGCTACTTCCTCTTCTGATGGCTCCTCCGATGACGGCCGTCGACACCACTGCCCTCGGGGCCCTGCTCGTCCTCGCCGACGGCCGGTTCCCCGCCGGCGGCCACGCGCACTCCGGCGGCGCGGAGGCGGCCGTCGCGGCGGGCCGTATCCGGGACGCCGCCGACCTGGAGGAGTTCTGCCGCGGCCGGCTGCACACCGCCGGGCTGACCGCCGCCGCGCTCGCCGCGGCCGCCGCCGCCGGCGCGGACCCGCTCCTCCTCGACGAGGCCGCCGACGCGCGGACGCCGTCCCAGGCCCTGCGCGCCACCGCCCGCCGCCTCGGCCGGCAACTGACGCGCGCCGCGCGGGCGGCCTGGCCCTCACCCGCCCTCGACGCCCTCGCCGCGGCCCGCCCGCGCGGCGCCCACCAGCCCGTCGTCCTCGGCCTCACCGCCCGCGCGGCGGGCCTCGGACCGGCCGCCGCCGCGTACGCCGCCTGTTACGAGACGGTCGGCGGGCCCGCCACGGCCGTCGTCCGGCTCCTCGGCCTGG
This genomic interval carries:
- a CDS encoding TauD/TfdA family dioxygenase — its product is MTTEATAPAFQRVGLGASFRLPVRGRRFLAGSAHESFPDSVPDANGMIPAFAVADPASSGLTAAVRELIDATLPASGGLLLRGLPLTGKPGFERLVADLGYPPMGYRGGIAVRRNDTGAALATSDEDPRITLSPHNEMAYLSDHPRKVFFYCETAAGEGGEVPVNDIRETGRILPEGLRAEFAERGVRYHRRLARTATAGAMGWTETFGTENKDDVAEHLAASGHVFRWGPGDELHYHYRRDAFTTHPETGERLWFNQITELHSSYWRAHPDFPTDLPDHAYPATTSYGDGEPIDEDTIAFLRGLLWRTTHAVRMRPGDVLVLDNQVLQHGRFAFTGPRRHFVSLTR
- a CDS encoding phosphoserine transaminase yields the protein MRVSNPLSKPALKPERPWFSSGPCAKPPGWDPGDLKGAFVGRSHRHPEGRARLREVIETSRRLLGLPPDHRLAIIPGSDTGAVETALWNLLGHTGVEVCAWENFGLTWLHDIVEQLRVPDVTVHCAASYGGLPDLSAVDFSRDVVFTWNGTTSGVRVPDADWIPADRDGLTICDATSAVFGMDVDFAKLDVVTWSWQKALGGEGAHGMLALSPAAVERLAVFRPDRPIPKVFRIARDGALLDEVFDGFFVNSPSMLAVEDVLTALDWVERIGGTPATVARSRANLDAVARWVRATPYVEFLAEDPRTVSPTSICLRFTHPRFTALPAPEQAAFARRVCARIEENGAGYDIGAHREAPPGLRIWGGPTVDTADVEALLPWIDWAFAQTLGEYA
- a CDS encoding inositol monophosphatase family protein, translated to MNPAPDAHAAELLRFAERLADESRAVLAAAAAEVTRVDVKADNSFVTATDRAIEARLRARIADAYPHHGVLGEEFGSHGLDADVVWVLDPVDGTAPFIAGIPVYGTLIGVARGGRPWLGVLDYPATGDRWVGVDGVLAERNRVPVRTRPCPQPAAALATCSNPDFFGPDERPALARVRDQVRYTLYGASSFAYGLLAAGRTDLAVDSGLKPYDVFAPAAVVGGAGGVLTEWSGAPLGLDTHGRVVAAGDPELHQAALGLLGGEGPGVWHDAPAGLPTGETGDRWPPRTCTAS
- a CDS encoding YbaK/EbsC family protein, translated to MASEDMYRKLIALLDERGATYRVIEHEPEGVTEAVSRLRGHDPGQAAKCMVVMVKVGKKVTRYAAAVIPGDKRVDFARMKALYGGTYAGFAPKEVAEELAGTPVGTIPPFSFDERLPLFVDPELFRHDELFFNAARFDRTIALATEDYRSIARPRAERIAQP
- a CDS encoding branched-chain amino acid transporter permease, which gives rise to MPDTGYLIAAVATAVAVTWALRALPFAALAPLRSSPLVVYLRKAMPVGVMVVLAVYTLRDFDPHVPDRAWPTVIALAFTVALHLWRRNLLLSVLAGTVVHVLLASAVFG
- a CDS encoding AzlC family ABC transporter permease translates to MATLPAEHVGTGTAPSPPAPREGLRTDLRRALKDSGSVGLGAYPMGVAFGVLVAHSGLQWWWASVFSGFIYAGSLEFLFLGLVLSTAPLASIAVTAFLVNFRHVFYALSFPLHRVRGRLGKVYSTFALSDEAYAVTAGEAAQHYPSRRILWLQVFIHCYWAGGATTGALLGSVIPEGVKGLDFAVTALFTVLAIDAFRARRDIPTPLLALACALVARFLFPGQMLLVGFALFTTGLLARYACSKKERRDRKDRQNPQDRKERARA
- a CDS encoding Lrp/AsnC family transcriptional regulator, coding for MSNKSKVDQVDRDILYHLQQDGRLTNVELARRVGLTPPPCLRRVKRLEEAGIITGYRARVNHEAAGRGLEVLVSIEVSVSDLKTLEGLESTIAAYEEVVEFRRAFGTPDYHLRVLVADYAAYEAFQTNKIIGIPGVARVISQPTMKKIKVID
- a CDS encoding urease subunit gamma; translation: MRLTPHEQERLLIHVAADVAEKRRARGLLLNHPEAVALITAHVLEGARDGRTVAELMASGRKVLTRDEVMPGIPEMIPDVQVEATFPDGTKLVTVHEPIA
- a CDS encoding urease subunit beta, which translates into the protein MIPGQVFHADEPVRLNENLHRTRVTVLNAADRPVQVGSHYHFAEANPGLDFDRAAAHGKRLDIPAGTAVRFEPGIPVEVDLVPLAGKRIVPGLRGACGGQLDG
- a CDS encoding urease subunit alpha is translated as MADSPAGGPLPGPPRLDRAAYAALYGPTTGDRIRLADTSLLIEVEEDRCGGPGRAGDEAVFGGGKVIRESMGQSRATRAEGAPDTVITGAVVLDHWGVVKADVGIRDGRITGVGKAGNPDTMDGVHPDLVIGPETEIISGNGRILTAGAVDAHVHFICPQAAETALATGITTLVGGGTGPAEGSKATTVTPGAWHLARMFEAMEAYPVNIGLLGKGNTVSYDAMRAQLRAGAVGFKIHEDWGATPAVIDACLSVCEESGAQLAIHTDTLNEAGFVGDTLAAIAGRSIHAYHTEGAGGGHAPDIITVVSEPNVLPSSTNPTRPHTVNTVEEHLDMLMVCHHLNPAVPEDLAFAESRIRPGTIAAEDVLHDLGAISIVSSDSQAMGRIGETVLRTWQTAHVMKARRGPLPGDGPADNRRARRYVAKYTINPAVAQGLDHEIGSVEEGKLADLVLWEPAFFGVRPLLVLKGGQIAWAQMGDANASIPTPQPVLPRPMFGAVGRAPAATSLNFVTQWALDDGLPERLGLGKRFLPIRDTRGVTKADMRENDARPRVEVDPDTFTVTVDGDPVEPSPVAELPMAQRYFLF
- a CDS encoding urease accessory protein UreF; translation: MAPPMTAVDTTALGALLVLADGRFPAGGHAHSGGAEAAVAAGRIRDAADLEEFCRGRLHTAGLTAAALAAAAAAGADPLLLDEAADARTPSQALRATARRLGRQLTRAARAAWPSPALDALAAARPRGAHQPVVLGLTARAAGLGPAAAAYAACYETVGGPATAVVRLLGLDPFDATAVLARLAPELDAVAAAAAAVGARVLDEGTEVLPAASAPLLDVMAEVHAGWPVRLFAS